In Bactrocera oleae isolate idBacOlea1 chromosome 5, idBacOlea1, whole genome shotgun sequence, a genomic segment contains:
- the tth gene encoding zinc finger protein DPF3: protein MPGRINMTSAVDIQIDSAPNLHKIENFFKDVSYRETIEFSANFNTRLCLERRLRLPFFDPQTRVAQSHSHLFMDKGQRMPGFRQGQIYTYPSTRWRKSRRQYLNKMYRFPDRPFQALRKEHEAHTAIGTASPLVSSSIASTLDSDLNGTLLDESLSLGAAGGDTSDSKDSQQLVMQQQQTQQAIKEDMSKEWFYDDIEMNELDAIEEPKSPADDEFDYDPRYGSKKRRKRRPSKRASTAAAEGGVGGGGSGRRRGQRGRTSAAAAAAAVAALSDASLSTFDATDCNSSSLTGDITATPTSTTSSGRKSRGTGGTRGRRRTKVNTANICDPPSPGLNSEPPSFESAAALVGVMGDLTGVNVNDEQGDLRNYRKFL from the exons ATGCCAGGCAGAATAAACATGACCTCAGCCGTCGATATACAGATTGACTCGGCACCCAATTTGCATAAAATCGAGAATTTCTTTAAAGATGTGTCGTATCGTGAAACTATTGAGTTCAGTGCTAATTTTAACACGCGCTTGTGCTTAGAGCGGCGTCTACGCTTGCCCTTTTTCGATCCACAAACCCGCGTTGCTCAAAGTCATTCACATCTATTTATGGATAAAGGGCAACGAATGCCGGGGTTTCGCCAAgggcaaatatatacatatccgTCAACACGTTGGCGTAAAAGCCGGCGACAATatctaaataaaatgtatag GTTTCCCGATCGGCCATTTCAAGCCTTGCGCAAGGAACATGAAGCACATACAGCTATTGGCACAGCGTCACCATTAGTCAGTTCGAGTATTGCGTCGACACTCGATTCTGATTTGAATGGCACACTGCTTGATGAATCGTTATCGTTAGGCGCCGCTGGTGGCGATACATCTGACAGTAAAGATAGTCAGCAACTTGTTATGCAACAACAGCAGACGCAACAAGCTATTAAGGAGGACATGTCGAAAGAATGGTTCTATGATGACATTGAAATGAACGAGTTGGATGCAATAGAAGAGCCCAAATCGCCTGCTGATGATGAATTTGACTATGATCCCCGTTATGGTAGTAAAAAGCGACGAAAACGGCGTCCAAGTAAACGTGCCTCGACTGCTGCCGCTGAGGGGGgtgttggtggtggtggtaGTGGCCGTCGTCGTGGCCAACGTGGACGAACTTcagctgctgctgccgccgctGCTGTTGCAGCTTTATCTGATGCCTCACTCTCCACATTCGATGCAACCGATTGTAACAGCAGTAGTTTGACCGGTGACATTACAGCAACACCGACCTCGACAACTAGCAGTGGTCGAAAATCGCGTGGTACTGGCGGCACACGAGGCCGACGCCGCACAAAAGTCAACACTGCAAATATCTGTGATCCACCCAGTCCGGGTTTGAATAGTGAACCACCGTCCTTCGAGAGTGCTGCAGCGCTTGTTGGTGTAATGGGTGATTTGACAGGTGTGAATGTGAATGATGAACAAGGTGATTTAAGGAACTATCGCAAATTTCTGTAA